A section of the Alligator mississippiensis isolate rAllMis1 chromosome 8, rAllMis1, whole genome shotgun sequence genome encodes:
- the CBX2 gene encoding chromobox protein homolog 2 isoform X1, which translates to MEELSSVGEQVFAAECILSKRLRKALLSPQGKLEYLVKWRGWSSKHNSWEPEENILDPRLLLAFQKKEHEKEVQNRKRGKRPRGRPRKHVEPEVPLKTKSSSSSSSTSSSSSSSDEDDESDLEAKRGLRGRESHPVPQKKAQILVAKPEAKDPARKKRGRKPLPPEQKAARRTVNLAKVLKTSRKEVGGGAKPLGKPQPQHSAQASGLAVLKAHMKEPQGALAGLGSGGPAAETLPGMMKGSSGSPNRGISWQSSIVHYMNRMAQNQASAEGSPAGRLALKAQAAGKSSLGLDLKMRHQKGAGEPGLNTQGAKAAKAPAGGDQKAGCAGGSQGLHNGSKAPAGSPVPGSQELNLQALNLQSVKNRQNAAGGSSLPRHGCGAQTKSAGAGGAGNASSAAAKGGGASAGLPPATDSCKSEKHVSRAGAGDRDSTKSSPPCTQEGQAGTESRKPSALSEASTGEETSSDSDRDSASFPSVGQNMSVSIQTSQDWKPTRSLIEHVFVTDVTANLITVTVKESPTSVGFFNLRQY; encoded by the exons aTGGAGGAGCTGAGCAGCGTGGGCGAGCAGGTCTTCGCGGccgagtgcatcctcagcaagcgGCTGCGCAAG GCGCTTCTCTCCCCGCAGGGCAAGCTGGAGTACCTGGTGAAGTGGCGCGGCTGGTCCTCCAA GCACAACAGCTGGGAACCCGAAGAGAACATCCTCGACCCCCGGCTGCTCCTCGCCTTCCAGAAGAA GGAACACGAGAAGGAGGTGCAGAATCGGAAAAGGGGCAAGCGGCCCAGGGGCAGGCCCAGGAAGCATGTG GAACCAGAGGTGCCTCTGAAAACCAAGTCGAGTAGCTCCTCTTCCTcgacctcctcttcctcctcttcctccgaCGAGGACGATGAGAGCGACTTGGAGGCAAAGAGGGGCCTTCGGGGCAGAGAGAGCCACCCGGTGCCACAGAAGAAAGCTCAGATCCTAGTGGCCAAGCCCGAAGCCAAGGACCCCGCCAGGAAGAAGCGTGGGCGGAAGCCTCTCCCGCCAGAGCAGAAAGCAGCCAGGAGGACGGTGAACCTGGCAAAGGTGCTGAAAACCTCCCGGAAGGAGGTGGGTGGTGGCGCTAAGCCGCTGGGCAAACCGCAGCCTCAGCACAGTGCCCAGGCCTCGGGTCTCGCTGTGCTCAAGGCGCACATGAAAGAGCCCCAAGGGGCGCTCGCCGGGCTTGGTTCCGGAGGCCCGGCGGCAGAGACCCTTCCCGGGATGATGAAGGGCTCCTCGGGGAGCCCCAACCGCGGGatcagctggcagagctccattGTCCACTACATGAACAGGATGGCCCAGAACCAGGCCTCTGCGGAGGGCTCGCCGGCGGGGAGGCTGGCGCTCAAGGCACAGGCTGCCGGCAAGAGCAGCCTAGGGCTGGACTTGAAAATGAGGCACCAGAAGGGAGCGGGGGAGCCGGGGCTGAACACGCAGGGAGCCAAAGCCGCCAAGGCGCCCGCCGGGGGGGATCAGAAGGCGGGATGCGCTGGGGGCTCTCAGGGCCTGCACAATGGCAGCAAGGCCCCGGCTGGCTCGCCTGTCCCcggcagccaggagctgaaccTTCAGGCTTTAAACTTGCAGAGCGTCAAAAATAGGCAGAACGCGGCCGGCGGCAGCAGCCTCCCTCGTCACGGTTGTGGAGCTCAGACCAAGAGCGCCGGCGCTGGCGGGGCCGGGAACGCGAGCAGCGCGGCTGCGAAGGGCGGCGGGGCCAGCGCGGGACTGCCACCAGCCACGGACAGCTGCAAAAGCGAGAAGCACGTGTCCCGAGCAGGTGCCGGGGACAGAGACTCGACCAAAAGCAGCCCGCCGTGCACACAGGAGGGGCAGGCCGGGACGGAGAGCCGCAAGCCCTCGGCGCTCTCCGAAGCGAGCACGGGGGAAGAGACCAGCTCCGATTCGGACCGGGATTCGGCCTCCTTCCCCAGCGTGGGCCAGAACATGTCGGTCTCCATCCAGACCAGCCAGGACTGGAAACCCACCCGCAGCCTGATCGAGCACGTCTTTGTCACAGACGTGACGGCCAACCTGATCACGGTGACAGTCAAGGAGTCTCCCACCAGCGTGGGGTTCTTCAATCTCCGGCAATACTGA
- the CBX2 gene encoding chromobox protein homolog 2 isoform X2, protein MEELSSVGEQVFAAECILSKRLRKGKLEYLVKWRGWSSKHNSWEPEENILDPRLLLAFQKKEHEKEVQNRKRGKRPRGRPRKHVEPEVPLKTKSSSSSSSTSSSSSSSDEDDESDLEAKRGLRGRESHPVPQKKAQILVAKPEAKDPARKKRGRKPLPPEQKAARRTVNLAKVLKTSRKEVGGGAKPLGKPQPQHSAQASGLAVLKAHMKEPQGALAGLGSGGPAAETLPGMMKGSSGSPNRGISWQSSIVHYMNRMAQNQASAEGSPAGRLALKAQAAGKSSLGLDLKMRHQKGAGEPGLNTQGAKAAKAPAGGDQKAGCAGGSQGLHNGSKAPAGSPVPGSQELNLQALNLQSVKNRQNAAGGSSLPRHGCGAQTKSAGAGGAGNASSAAAKGGGASAGLPPATDSCKSEKHVSRAGAGDRDSTKSSPPCTQEGQAGTESRKPSALSEASTGEETSSDSDRDSASFPSVGQNMSVSIQTSQDWKPTRSLIEHVFVTDVTANLITVTVKESPTSVGFFNLRQY, encoded by the exons aTGGAGGAGCTGAGCAGCGTGGGCGAGCAGGTCTTCGCGGccgagtgcatcctcagcaagcgGCTGCGCAAG GGCAAGCTGGAGTACCTGGTGAAGTGGCGCGGCTGGTCCTCCAA GCACAACAGCTGGGAACCCGAAGAGAACATCCTCGACCCCCGGCTGCTCCTCGCCTTCCAGAAGAA GGAACACGAGAAGGAGGTGCAGAATCGGAAAAGGGGCAAGCGGCCCAGGGGCAGGCCCAGGAAGCATGTG GAACCAGAGGTGCCTCTGAAAACCAAGTCGAGTAGCTCCTCTTCCTcgacctcctcttcctcctcttcctccgaCGAGGACGATGAGAGCGACTTGGAGGCAAAGAGGGGCCTTCGGGGCAGAGAGAGCCACCCGGTGCCACAGAAGAAAGCTCAGATCCTAGTGGCCAAGCCCGAAGCCAAGGACCCCGCCAGGAAGAAGCGTGGGCGGAAGCCTCTCCCGCCAGAGCAGAAAGCAGCCAGGAGGACGGTGAACCTGGCAAAGGTGCTGAAAACCTCCCGGAAGGAGGTGGGTGGTGGCGCTAAGCCGCTGGGCAAACCGCAGCCTCAGCACAGTGCCCAGGCCTCGGGTCTCGCTGTGCTCAAGGCGCACATGAAAGAGCCCCAAGGGGCGCTCGCCGGGCTTGGTTCCGGAGGCCCGGCGGCAGAGACCCTTCCCGGGATGATGAAGGGCTCCTCGGGGAGCCCCAACCGCGGGatcagctggcagagctccattGTCCACTACATGAACAGGATGGCCCAGAACCAGGCCTCTGCGGAGGGCTCGCCGGCGGGGAGGCTGGCGCTCAAGGCACAGGCTGCCGGCAAGAGCAGCCTAGGGCTGGACTTGAAAATGAGGCACCAGAAGGGAGCGGGGGAGCCGGGGCTGAACACGCAGGGAGCCAAAGCCGCCAAGGCGCCCGCCGGGGGGGATCAGAAGGCGGGATGCGCTGGGGGCTCTCAGGGCCTGCACAATGGCAGCAAGGCCCCGGCTGGCTCGCCTGTCCCcggcagccaggagctgaaccTTCAGGCTTTAAACTTGCAGAGCGTCAAAAATAGGCAGAACGCGGCCGGCGGCAGCAGCCTCCCTCGTCACGGTTGTGGAGCTCAGACCAAGAGCGCCGGCGCTGGCGGGGCCGGGAACGCGAGCAGCGCGGCTGCGAAGGGCGGCGGGGCCAGCGCGGGACTGCCACCAGCCACGGACAGCTGCAAAAGCGAGAAGCACGTGTCCCGAGCAGGTGCCGGGGACAGAGACTCGACCAAAAGCAGCCCGCCGTGCACACAGGAGGGGCAGGCCGGGACGGAGAGCCGCAAGCCCTCGGCGCTCTCCGAAGCGAGCACGGGGGAAGAGACCAGCTCCGATTCGGACCGGGATTCGGCCTCCTTCCCCAGCGTGGGCCAGAACATGTCGGTCTCCATCCAGACCAGCCAGGACTGGAAACCCACCCGCAGCCTGATCGAGCACGTCTTTGTCACAGACGTGACGGCCAACCTGATCACGGTGACAGTCAAGGAGTCTCCCACCAGCGTGGGGTTCTTCAATCTCCGGCAATACTGA